Proteins from one Telopea speciosissima isolate NSW1024214 ecotype Mountain lineage chromosome 1, Tspe_v1, whole genome shotgun sequence genomic window:
- the LOC122642994 gene encoding polygalacturonase non-catalytic subunit AroGP2-like isoform X1, producing the protein MTHPILLLGFLIVPYFYGSQAENSFSQYWEEHIGLPNPPHSLAAKASPLSLYQVTVFMKLMEENELSSHLHSFCMQANIACSTNTLVKKTTDDTTLPPIAQWNSGRVVYETSPKDTPLSVSKQGGLPYFRESMVKEGGFMPIPDLRDPISYKSFLPRTLASKIPFSLARINELKKIFGVVDESNMDEYIQNTLETCEKRHIQGEQNTCVTSAEDLIDFVVKKLGHHVGVWSTESIEGSYENVTIGAVKLIYGNLSEPPVICHSQPFPFQVYYCHILQKVKLYAVDIHARKKVNHAIMACHYDTSIWSPNHHAFQMLGFGPGLIEVCHWVNENVVVWTKTLG; encoded by the exons ATGACACATCCCATTCTATTGCTTGGATTTCTAATAGTACCATACTTTTAT GGTTCTCAGGCTGAAAATTCCTTCTCACAATACTGGGAAGAACATATTGGTCTTCCAAACCCTCCTCATTCATTAGCTGCAAAGGCTTCTCCATTAAGCCTCTATCAGGTGACAGTATTTATGAAACTTATGGAGGAAAATGAATTGTCTTCTCACCTGCATTCATTTTGTATGCAAGCTAACATTGCTTGTTCTACAAATACGCTAGTGAAGAAGACAACAGATGACACAACCCTACCACCAATAGCCCAGTGGAATTCTGGAAGAGTGGTTTATGAAACCTCTCCAAAGGACACACCCCTCTCAGTTTCCAAACAAGGGGGATTGCCATATTTTCGTGAGTCAATGGTGAAAGAAGGAGGTTTCATGCCTATCCCTGATCTAAGAGACCCAATTTCATATAAATCATTCTTACCGCGAACTCTGGCATCGAAAATCCCATTTTCTTTAGCTCGGATCAACGAATTAAAGAAGATTTTTGGTGTAGTAGATGAATCAAACATGGATGAGTATATTCAAAACACCCTCGAGACATGTGAAAAGAGACACATTCAAGGTGAGCAGAATACATGTGTTACTTCTGCTGAGGATCTAATTGATTTTGTTGTCAAGAAGTTAGGGCACCATGTAGGTGTCTGGAGTACTGAGAGCATCGAAGGATCCTATGAGAATGTCACGATTGGAGCTGTGAAACTTATATATGGAAACCTCTCCGAACCACCAGTTATATGTCATAGTCAGCCATTCCCATTTCAAGTCTACTATTGCCATATTTTACAAAAAGTAAAACTATATGCAGTTGATATACATGCTCGGAAGAAAGTGAATCATGCGATCATGGCATGCCACTATGACACATCAATTTGGAGTCCAAACCATCATGCTTTTCAGATGTTGGGCTTTGGGCCTGGCCTAATTGAAGTTTGTCATTGGGTAAACGAGAATGTAGTAGTTTGGACAAAGACTCTAGGTTGA
- the LOC122642994 gene encoding polygalacturonase non-catalytic subunit AroGP2-like isoform X2, giving the protein MTYPILLLGLLIVAYFNGSQAENSFSQYWEEHIGLPNPPHSLAAKASPLSLYQVTVFMKLMEENELSSHLHSFCMQANIACSTNTLVKKTTDDTTLPPIAQWNSGRVVYETSPKDTPLSVSKQGGLPYFRESMVKEGGFMPIPDLRDPISYKSFLPRTLASKIPFSLARINELKKIFGVVDESNMDEYIQNTLETCEKRHIQGEQNTCVTSAEDLIDFVVKKLGHHVGVWSTESIEGSYENVTIGAVKLIYGNLSEPPVICHSQPFPFQVYYCHILQKVKLYAVDIHARKKVNHAIMACHYDTSIWSPNHHAFQMLGFGPGLIEVCHWVNENVVVWTKTLG; this is encoded by the exons ATGACGTATCCCATTCTGTTGCTTGGACTTCTAATAGTAGCATACTTTAAT GGTTCTCAGGCTGAAAATTCCTTCTCACAATACTGGGAAGAACATATTGGTCTTCCAAACCCTCCTCATTCATTAGCTGCAAAGGCTTCTCCATTAAGCCTCTATCAGGTGACAGTATTTATGAAACTTATGGAGGAAAATGAATTGTCTTCTCACCTGCATTCATTTTGTATGCAAGCTAACATTGCTTGTTCTACAAATACGCTAGTGAAGAAGACAACAGATGACACAACCCTACCACCAATAGCCCAGTGGAATTCTGGAAGAGTGGTTTATGAAACCTCTCCAAAGGACACACCCCTCTCAGTTTCCAAACAAGGGGGATTGCCATATTTTCGTGAGTCAATGGTGAAAGAAGGAGGTTTCATGCCTATCCCTGATCTAAGAGACCCAATTTCATATAAATCATTCTTACCGCGAACTCTGGCATCGAAAATCCCATTTTCTTTAGCTCGGATCAACGAATTAAAGAAGATTTTTGGTGTAGTAGATGAATCAAACATGGATGAGTATATTCAAAACACCCTCGAGACATGTGAAAAGAGACACATTCAAGGTGAGCAGAATACATGTGTTACTTCTGCTGAGGATCTAATTGATTTTGTTGTCAAGAAGTTAGGGCACCATGTAGGTGTCTGGAGTACTGAGAGCATCGAAGGATCCTATGAGAATGTCACGATTGGAGCTGTGAAACTTATATATGGAAACCTCTCCGAACCACCAGTTATATGTCATAGTCAGCCATTCCCATTTCAAGTCTACTATTGCCATATTTTACAAAAAGTAAAACTATATGCAGTTGATATACATGCTCGGAAGAAAGTGAATCATGCGATCATGGCATGCCACTATGACACATCAATTTGGAGTCCAAACCATCATGCTTTTCAGATGTTGGGCTTTGGGCCTGGCCTAATTGAAGTTTGTCATTGGGTAAACGAGAATGTAGTAGTTTGGACAAAGACTCTAGGTTGA
- the LOC122642994 gene encoding polygalacturonase-1 non-catalytic subunit beta-like isoform X3 yields MVIEVVYETSPKDTPLSVAKQGGLPFFRESMVKEGGFMPIPDLRDPISYKSFLPRTLASKIPFSLARINELKKIFGVVDESNMDEYIQNTLETCEKRHIQGEQNTCVTSAEDLIDFVVKKLGHHVGVWSTESIEGSYENVTIGAVKLIYGNLSEPPVICHSQPFPFQVYYCHILQKVKLYAVDIHARKKVNHAIMACHYDTSIWSPNHHAFQMLGFGPGLIEVCHWVNENVVVWTKTLG; encoded by the exons ATGGTGATAGA AGTGGTTTATGAAACCTCTCCAAAGGACACACCCCTCTCGGTTGCCAAACAAGGGGGATTGCCATTTTTTC GGGAG TCAATGGTGAAAGAAGGAGGTTTCATGCCTATCCCTGATCTAAGAGACCCAATTTCATATAAATCATTCTTACCGCGAACTCTGGCATCGAAAATCCCATTTTCTTTAGCTCGGATCAACGAATTAAAGAAGATTTTTGGTGTAGTAGATGAATCAAACATGGATGAGTATATTCAAAACACCCTCGAGACATGTGAAAAGAGACACATTCAAGGTGAGCAGAATACATGTGTTACTTCTGCTGAGGATCTAATTGATTTTGTTGTCAAGAAGTTAGGGCACCATGTAGGTGTCTGGAGTACTGAGAGCATCGAAGGATCCTATGAGAATGTCACGATTGGAGCTGTGAAACTTATATATGGAAACCTCTCCGAACCACCAGTTATATGTCATAGTCAGCCATTCCCATTTCAAGTCTACTATTGCCATATTTTACAAAAAGTAAAACTATATGCAGTTGATATACATGCTCGGAAGAAAGTGAATCATGCGATCATGGCATGCCACTATGACACATCAATTTGGAGTCCAAACCATCATGCTTTTCAGATGTTGGGCTTTGGGCCTGGCCTAATTGAAGTTTGTCATTGGGTAAACGAGAATGTAGTAGTTTGGACAAAGACTCTAGGTTGA